A single region of the Plasmodium malariae genome assembly, chromosome: 7 genome encodes:
- the MSP1P gene encoding merozoite surface protein 1 paralog, putative — protein MAKEYALTLISLTEQRETIRASKKDKDKLKQVEEDIKETKKKLNDMYFAIKHVYSSVNLKFAKELYLFENEIHVNIFEEKELGNVKTIMELKKYLEKMTRYYKKTFMKNKLVESCTYINNKNILRKQIEILKYTYKLVLIKLYYRDYVKFFKKLIINTEKDLFYFYIPFNALLNFKEDVYYMTYENYGANITTKKELYNEKDAPDGKNGYEKTQAQVEEGNNIKNTPNCEHYSDLVGAKCSHAFSKNMITFMNNIDVSLEKNIDHSIKELRKKMIQIAEKQNGVNSCRDVIKELKYKSYDKISFDQGKSFEEFMKNDTEKKVHTFIEDEKKKKKKDFYENKNIFEHFIFFHIEKILNVKRKLEDKLKEFLTTFNTFQNDNSHSIILQIGNEMKHIFILLSEYINLYSFIYSNMNSYYATVRELFSLNYFKEMSKENKEYIAENIVQKIGRLNMSLLTFKNEKNNYEQFIKNVKKKKKDTEIMHNSEKRKLSRNNEEQSKENRTSKSSHISSGKKNVSKNCDEKDYPWFTQHIEEETYFSEEERKKKKELYDTLINKENKYLHNLKNIMKLLNNYKKQKNKKITVNNISYIDKVEREPIIFASKYRQYQIVQFYKTTLLFIKIAIIKRLLLRIKRKIQFLRKFSASAFLFNKHFLYNIYNNSYEALVNNYKKSINTNFCFDLILENLDGQMKHMDFSNVLIKYMIYIFSLNPKFMSTHLSNDNEQILNELYKNISSLNNLNDTKIFLQKNHVSYKVSMGFLPEGKMHDSFRIVYSYLYNIFSNDDISGYILKNFEYWKSYHGGSNNDNYVSHIKDEDIYSRKKMKQFLFKDVNNMESEFNAINEETTISSNNFCSYLEFPLNLINNTFLMNSLSESYKYILYKTQQSQILKIYYHGKYKHLTVFEKLLLQVVSNYAMAPYNNLKIKMMNAFCLKKGSGAYAKSNGTIPIVGNRTIADWGSFSDSETASSEDMVKHKTGTIQNENYVHNSVITISCSEIKSYPTGGVSTLPSAALKYDYSSDRITINNNLHYKVSEINSVSKESYMGKKFNNDTRSYESFMCDLSEGNKKKKKNNIFHFNIKVCSKCAINILPLELSEKTDTTVNLELYQFFVNGERGNSLEDVNKMDLIKEEKVCNDMHCSYFKNDPFVVHGNDKRMLIDAWQCKEIASQKEIFQEKESFEHYYLVLNLLYEYNLNKRENLSNIKNIEEEISSLYVKVKLYEENISYVISQKNKEKKKYPFFRVQEGENDMNRQYKKDVSIMVNEKYKFLLDIYKNILQLYTKSENDLMSLKRANEKKQVIMKLVELNKYALFMQNKTEDLWKYIFYHQELLKYIQKQHNCCDAYMKEMKVHFEYLPRFYFSDSVQENKKILEYLYISVCNLYNDIIRCEKNTKIIMDSFKSVKDKLHLIYSVNANSYKKYRRAYLTKNYFYMDEEDKNIYFFTDKYENIKSFKTYEKLIHDIQDDLIVIRTIKEKIKSRQTMLEKMEEQIEILTSIFSEIKQKSVQDNNIIPNIHILHFSSSYENMQNYECVQDFEKNLNNKNVIYTNILSDIRYSFEHNTNISEHNSASFFYNYVKCDHEKCKDAMKFVDEVLKFYERKNRLNSEEIKSSKNSSHIIIPYEKKKKKKKDDLFFDMHSSTVIDISQDKCNHISCPQNSFCFIKDYKEKCYCFLNYTMIGDNCYLNEQNSCAVNNGGCDIKAKCQLTNTNINCVCPTGTKSMHDGVLCNFSLYKLISNIIILFILIYTAS, from the coding sequence ATGGCCAAGGAATACGCACTAACCTTAATTAGTTTAACTGAACAAAGGGAAACTATTAGGGCAAGCAAAAAAGACAAggataaattaaaacaagTTGAAGAAGACATTAAAGAGACGAAGAAAAAGCTAAACGATATGTATTTTGCTATTAAACATGTATATTCGTctgttaatttaaaatttgcaaaagaattgtatttatttgaaaatgaaattcatgtaaacatttttgaagaaaaagaattagGCAATGTAAAAACCATAATGGAACTAAAAAAGTATTTGGAGAAGATGACAagatattacaaaaaaacgtttatgaaaaataagttaGTTGAGAGTTGCACATATATTAACAACAAGAATATTTTACGTAAACaaattgaaatattaaaatatacatacaaattagttttaataaaattgtacTACAGggattatgtaaaatttttcaaaaaattaataataaatacagaGAAAgaccttttttatttttacatccCTTTTAATGCTCTCCTTAATTTTAAAGAGGATGTCTACTATATGACTTATGAAAATTATGGAGCTAatataacaacaaaaaaagagTTATACAATGAAAAGGATGCACCAGATGGGAAAAATGGGTATGAAAAAACTCAAGCACAAGTTGAAGAAGGTAATAACATTAAGAATACTCCCAATTGTGAGCATTATTCAGATTTGGTAGGTGCCAAATGTAGTCATGCTTTTTCCAAGAACATGATAACATTTATGAACAACATAGACGTTTCTTTAGAAAAGAATATAGACCATTCTATCAAGGAGttacgaaaaaaaatgatacaaATAGCGGAAAAGCAAAATGGAGTAAATTCTTGCAGGGATGTAATTAAAgagttaaaatataaaagttatgACAAGATTTCCTTTGACCAAGGAAAGTCATTTGAagaatttatgaaaaatgatacggaaaaaaaagtacatacatttatagaagatgaaaaaaaaaagaaaaaaaaagacttttatgaaaataaaaatatttttgagcattttattttttttcatatagaaaaaatattaaatgttaaAAGGAAATTAGAAGATAAATTGAAAGAGTTTCTAACCACATTTAATACATTTCAAAATGACAATTCCCATTCgattattttacaaattgGGAATGAAATGaagcatatatttatcttacTAAGTGAGTACATAAATTTGTACTCATTCATTTACTCCAACATGAACAGCTACTATGCAACAGTGAGggaattattttctttaaactattttaaagaaatgtCAAAAGAAAATAAGGAGTATATAGCTGAAAATATTGTACAAAAAATCGGACGATTAAATATGTCCCTTTTAACTTTTAagaatgagaaaaataattatgaacagttcataaaaaatgtaaaaaaaaaaaaaaaagacacaGAAATTATGCACAATtcagaaaaaaggaaacttAGTCGAAATAATGAAGAGCAATCAAAAGAAAACAGAACGAGCAAAAGTTCTCACATAAGTAGcgggaaaaaaaatgtttcgAAAAACTGTGATGAAAAGGACTATCCATGGTTTACCCAACATATTGAAGAGGAAACTTATTTCTCAGAagaagagagaaaaaaaaagaaagaactTTATGACACTTTaataaacaaagaaaataaatatctacataatttaaaaaatataatgaaactactgaataattataagaaacaaaaaaataaaaaaattacggtaaataatatttcgtATATAGATAAAGTAGAAAGAGAACCAATCATTTTTGCTTCAAAATATAGACAATATCAAATTGTGCAATTTTACAAAACTACCTTgctgttcataaaaattgcaattataaaaagattGTTACTTcgtataaaaaggaaaatacaatttttaagaaaattttccGCATCAgcatttttgtttaataaacattttttatacaatatTTACAACAATTCTTATGAAGCTCTTgtgaataattataaaaaaagcataaataCAAACTTTTGCTTTGACTTAATTTTAGAAAACCTGGATGGTCAAATGAAACATATGGACTTTTCGAATgtacttataaaatatatgatctACATTTTTAGCCTAAACCCAAAATTCATGAGCACCCATCTTAGTAATGATAATGAACAAATACTAAATGAGttgtacaaaaatattagtagtctgaataatttaaacgacacaaaaattttcttaCAAAAAAATCATGTATCATATAAGGTGAGCATGGGTTTTCTACCTGAGGGTAAAATGCATGACTCGTTCAGAATTGTCTACTCCTATTTGtacaatatatttagtaATGATGACATTTCaggatatattttaaaaaacttcGAATACTGGAAAAGTTACCATGGAGGTAGTAATAATGACAACTATGTATCACACATAAAAGATGAGGATATTTACtcaaggaaaaaaatgaaacaattCCTTTTCAAAGATGTAAACAATATGGAGAGCGAATTTAATGCTATAAACGAGGAAACAACTATATcatcaaataatttttgttcttatttaGAATTTCCTTTAAACTTAATTAACAATACATTTCTTATGAATTCGTTAAGTGAGTCTTACaagtacattttatataaaactcAGCAAAgtcaaattttaaaaatatattatcacgGTAAGTATAAGCACTTAACAGTTTTTGAAAAGCTTCTCCTCCAAGTTGTTAGCAATTATGCCATGGCCCCGTACAACAatctaaaaattaaaatgatgaatgctttttgtttaaaaaaggGCAGTGGGGCATATGCAAAGAGTAACGGAACTATACCAATCGTAGGTAATAGGACAATTGCCGACTGGGGATCATTTTCCGACAGTGAAACTGCCTCAAGTGAAGATATGGTAAAACATAAAACTGGAACTATTCAAAACgaaaattatgtacataatagCGTGATAACAATTTCTTGCTCCGAAATAAAGTCATACCCTACTGGTGGGGTTTCTACCTTACCAAGTGCAGCACTAAAATATGACTACAGTTCAGACAGGAttactataaataataatctaCATTATAAAGTGTCGGAAATCAATTCCGTAAGTAAGGAGTCATATATGgggaaaaaatttaacaacGATACACGTTCGTATGAGTCCTTTATGTGCGATTTGTCGGAggggaataaaaaaaaaaaaaaaaataatattttccattttaacaTAAAAGTATGTTCAAAATGTGCAATTAATATACTCCCACTTGAGTTAAGTGAAAAAACTGATACAACAGTTAATCTCGAATTATACCAATTTTTTGTCAATGGAGAAAGAGGAAATTCATTGGAGGATGTTAACAAAATGGActtaataaaagaagaaaaagtgTGCAATGACATGcactgttcatattttaaaaatgaccCATTTGTTGTACATGGTAATGATAAAAGAATGCTAATTGATGCATGGCAATGCAAGGAAATAGCTAGCCAAAAGGAAATTTTCCAAGAAAAAGAGTCCTTTGAACATTACTATTTAGTTTTAAATTTGTTGTACGAATATAACTTgaataaaagagaaaatctttcaaatattaaaaacatagAAGAGGAAATCTCTAGTTTGTATGTGAAGGTAAAGTTGTATGAAGAGAATATTTCGTATGTGATTagtcaaaaaaataaggaaaaaaagaaatatccATTTTTTAGAGTACAAGAAGGGGAAAATGACATGAACAggcaatataaaaaagacgTTTCAATCATGgtcaatgaaaaatataaattcttgctggatatttataaaaacattttgcAGTTGTATACAAAGAGCGAAAATGATCTCATGAGTTTAAAAAGggcaaatgaaaaaaaacaagtgaTAATGAAACTTgttgaattaaataaatatgcttTGTTCATGCAAAACAAAACAGAAGATTTATggaaatacattttttaccatcaggaattattaaaatatatacaaaagcAACATAACTGTTGTGATGCGTACATGAAAGAGATGAAGGTccattttgaatatttacctaggttttatttttctgaCAGTGTgcaggaaaataaaaaaatattggaGTACCTATATATAAGTGTGTGTAATTTGTACAATGATATTATAAGGTGCgaaaaaaacacaaaaattattatggaCAGCTTTAAAAGTGTTAAGGATAAATTGCACTTAATTTACAGTGTTAATGCAAATtcgtataaaaaatacaggAGAGCGTAtcttacaaaaaattatttctatatgGATGAAGaagacaaaaatatttattttttcactgataaatatgaaaatataaaaagttttaaaacTTATGAAAAACTTATACATGATATACAGGACGATTTAATAGTTATCAGAacaataaaggaaaaaatcaAAAGCAGACAAACAATGCttgaaaaaatggaagagCAAATTGAAATTTTGACGAGTATTTTCTcagaaataaaacaaaaatcaGTACAAGACAACAATATCATACctaatattcatattttacacTTTAGTTCATCTTATGAAAATATGCAGAATTATGAATGCGTTCAggattttgaaaaaaatttaaacaacaaaaatgttatttatacCAATATATTGAGCGATATCAGATACTCTTTTGAGCATAATACAAACATTTCTGAACATAACAGTGcgtcctttttttataattatgtaaaatgtGATCATGAAAAGTGTAAAGATGCAATGAAATTTGTAGATGAAGTgctaaaattttatgaaaggAAAAATCGTCTTAACTCAGAGGAAATAAAAAGCTCGAAAAATAGTTCTCACATAATAATTccttatgaaaaaaaaaaaaaaaaaaaaaaagatgaccTTTTTTTCGATATGCATAGCTCAACTGTTATAGACATCAGTCAAGACAAATGTAATCATATATCATGTCCACaaaattctttttgttttattaaggattataaagaaaaatgttattGTTTTCTTAACTATACTATGATTGGTGATAATTGTTATTTAAACGAACAAAATTCATGTGCCGTAAATAATGGAGGGTGTGATATAAAGGCAAAATGTCAATTAACAAACACCAACATAAATTGTGTTTGTCCCACAGGAACAAAATCAATGCATGATGGAGTTTTATGcaatttttctctttataaACTAATTTCAAATatcattattctttttatattaatatatactgCTTCATAA
- the MSP1 gene encoding merozoite surface protein 1, putative yields MKALIFLFSFVFFSINCHCETNEDYEQLIQKLGKLEELVVEGYNLFHKKKFALTDINKDGNTSTTDANNKDDSKVSSVTAKIGNFVSKVLNLNLPGYVQLTFSIRELITKYSGLKYLIEGYEEFNELMYGINFYYDLLRAKLNDMHLNGYCDIPNHLKINEKELEMLKKVVFGYRKPLENIKDDINKMEKFITTNEATVNNIKELIKKEYNNIADENKKLEAPSESGSDDEDIKNCNEKQKIYKSRYNILFYEKQLLEAQKLIEVLKKRIQTLKENTDIKKLLDEIKEIEGKLPTSGSEASAPAATPSTIKEPENTQIKERQEKIKEIAKNIVFNMDGLFTDAFELDYYVREKEKKTFNSATTQLANGKAVNRTPPAPVMYPHGIIYAVSDDAISNILSKSSTQLTLEELQNPDNRKQITIDDLKDENKRKELITKIKNKITEEEGKLNALKGDVDSKLEKFKKIEGEFKPLLEKFYDERLDNSITTENFEKFLSKRTEYLTEKNLLERSSYELSKALVKKLKKQLMYLEDYSLRKEVFDEEVNHFNCLDLQLNADIHKLESEIKRKENLLTVVDTLKFSDVVELQVQKVLLGKKIGQLKNVEASLQKAKLKETFHIPQAYGTGEQSEPYYLIALKREIDKLNISIPKIEEMLKNEKKLEEEKIKAAAQNVSGHVSGADETPNSPGSSGATGTTGQAGATGTTGQAGQADKLEQQEQQDKLEQQEQQDKLEQREQQDKQEQQEQQDKLEQQEQQDKLEQQEQQDKLEQQEQQDKQEQLEQRNNRTSRSNGNNRTSWSNRTTGQRDNRTSWSNGNNRTSRSNGNNRTSWSNRNNRTSWSNGNNRTSRSNRNNRTSWSNRNNRTSRTSRSNRTTNRDRSRRNSGNWNRCSDIVQIKLYDFLKTAYVCHINILVNNSTMNETLLQQYKLKIEEDKKLLEKCDQLDLLFNVQNNLQVMYSMYDSVSNVLQNQYKELNQKEMIYNIYKLVKKNDKLKNFLNLTANSAAASSALPPPPSVPPAVPPASQQPQPQAALPAQPQAALPAQPQAALPAQPQAAVPAQSQATVPAQSQAAVPATTQSSSVSAPTGTNGASPATPVARAGSENAIQLKANDNEDDANELDFDIDDIYIKYLEQVSKYDENFKNFIESKKDIINKMSESEWKELGEEINTLKQDIQSSFDNFGKYKLKLERLLKKKNKITSSTNHIKEYSILKAQLLRKKNILNNPRHVLAAFVVFFNKKIEAEKKEVENALKNTDIMLKYYKARTKYYISEAFPLKTITEQSLQKEINYLHLEKFKVYSRLEGRIKKMLNLEKENITYLSGGLHHVLTELKEIINDKTYTGYTHTKNNEEVNKALNVYEELLPKQISTEEQPDNALADGTENATEGAEVRAATAESLVQGEDEYPEEVDEVIVFPIVGKKEKENPLDQITKGQAETKQDDNILKPITNEYEVLYIKPLAGVYRVLRKQIGDQIDAFNSNLTNALDTRKKKRTYFLDVLNSDLIQFKHATSDSYIIKDPYKLLDVDKKAKLIGSYKYIVSAIEKDITSAENGVEYYDKMTKLYKTQLEAVKSAIAEAQKEGDKKTENEKYIPFLTNMQTLYENLLNKINGNIINLKTLITNCNLEKDAVNITISKLTEYSKFDEKIEMFKNSKNEKDIASSGILDILKQKGLVNKNESTKIISELLGVDSNALLNISAKHACTETKYPENAGCYRYEDGKEVWRCLLNYKLVDGQCVEDEEPSCQVNNGGCAPEANCTKGDDNKIVCACNAPYSEPIFEGVFCGSSSFLGLSLLLAALLIMFNLL; encoded by the exons ATGAAAgcacttatatttttgttctcttttgtctttttttctataaattgTCACTGTGAAACAAATGAAGATTATGAACAACTTATTCAAAAGTTGGGAAAACTGGAGGAACTAGTTGTAGAAGGGTATAACCtatttcacaaaaaaaaatttgcctTAACAGACATTAATAAGGATGGTAATACCAGTACTACTGATGCAAATAATAAAGATGATAGTAAGGTTTCCTCCGTAACAGCAAAAATAGGAAATTTTGTTAGCAAAGTTCTAAACCTGAATTTGCCAGGTTATGTTCAGTTAACTTTTTCAATTAGGGAATTAATTACAAAGTACAGTGGTTTGAAATATCTAATTGAAGGATATGAAGAATTCAATGAATTAATGTAtggaattaatttttactatGATTTATTAAGAGCTAAGTTGAATGATATGCATCTAAATGGCTACTGTGATATACCTAATCAtctaaaaattaatgaaaaggaaTTAGAAATGCTTAAAAAAGTCGTATTTGGATATAGAAAACcattagaaaatattaaagacGATATTAACAAAATGGAGAAATTTATCACAACAAATGAAGCAacagtaaataatataaaggaATTAATTAAGAAGGAATATAATAACATCGCTGatgagaataaaaaattagaggCTCCTAGTGAATCAGGGTCAGATGACGAAGATATAAAGAATTGTAAtgaaaaacagaaaatatacaaatcTCGATATAACATTCTTTTTTACGAAAAGCAGTTGCTAGAGGcacaaaaattaatagaaGTTTTAAAGAAGCGTATTCAAactttaaaagaaaataccgatataaaaaaattgctcGACGAAATAAAGGAAATTGAAGGGAAACTTCCTACAAGTGGTAGTGAAGCATCTGCCCCTGCAGCAACTCCTAGTACTATAAAGGAACCAGAAAATACTCAAATAAAAGAACGTCAAGAAAAGATTAAAGAAATTGcgaaaaatatagtattcAATATGGATGGTCTATTTACAGATGCCTTCGAATTGGATTACTATgtaagagaaaaagaaaaaaaaacattcaaCTCAGCAACTACTCAACTAGCTAACGGTAAAGCAGTAAACAGAACACCTCCTGCACCAGTAATGTATCCTCATGGAATAATTTATGCTGTATCAGATGATGCTATAAGTAACATACTATCTAAAAGTAGTACACAGTTAACACTTGAAGAATTACAAAATCCTGACAATAGAAAACAAATTACTATTGACGATCTTAAAGAcgaaaacaaaagaaaagaattgataactaaaataaaaaataaaattacagaAGAAGAAGGGAAATTAAATGCATTAAAAGGAGATGTTGATAGTAAATTAGagaaatttaagaaaatagAAGGGGAATTTAAACCATTacttgaaaaattttatgatgaAAGACTTGATAATAGCATTACAACAGagaattttgaaaaatttttaagtaaaagaACAGAATATTTAACGGAAAAGAATTTGCTTGAACGCTCTTCTTACGAATTGTCGAAAGCATTGgtaaagaaattaaaaaagcaaCTTATGTATTTAGAAGACTATTCATTAAGAAAAGAAGTATTTGATGAAGAGGTAAATCATTTCAACTGCTTAGACTTACAATTAAATGCTGATATTCATAAATTAGAAAgtgaaattaaaagaaaagaaaatttactTACAGTAGTTGATACCTTAAAATTTTCAGATGTCGTGGAATTACAAGTacaaaaagtattattaggtaaaaaaataggacaactaaaaaatgtagaagCATCTTTAcaaaaagcaaaattaaaagaaacgTTTCACATCCCCCAAGCATACGGAACAGGAGAACAATCCGAACCATACTATTTAATTGCACTAAAGAGGGAAAttgataaattaaatatttctattcCAAAAATTGAggaaatgttaaaaaatgagaaaaaactggaggaagaaaaaatcaAGGCGGCAGCACAAAATGTAAGCGGCCATGTTTCCGGAGCAGATGAAACACCAAACAGTCCTGGATCATCTGGAGCAACAGGAACAACAGGACAAGCTGGAGCAACAGGAACAACAGGACAAGCAGGACAAGCAGACAAGCTGGAGCAACAGGAACAACAGGACAAGCTGGAGCAACAGGAACAACAGGACAAGCTGGAGCAACGGGAACAACAGGACAAGCAGGAGCAACAGGAACAACAGGACAAGCTGGAGCAACAGGAACAACAGGACAAGCTGGAGCAACAGGAACAACAGGACAAGCTGGAGCAACAGGAACAACAGGACAAGCAGGAGCAACTGGAGCAACGGAACAACAGGACAAGCAGGAGCAACGGGAACAACAGGACAAGCTGGAGCAACAGGACAACTGGACAACGGGACAACAGGACAAGCTGGAGCAACGGGAACAACAGGACAAGCAGGAGCAACGGGAACAACAGGACAAGCTGGAGCAACAGGAACAACAGGACAAGCTGGAGCAACGGGAACAACAGGACAAGCAGGAGCAACAGGAACAACAGGACAAGCTGGAGCAACAGGAACAACAGGACAAGCAGGACAAGCAGGAGCAACAGAACCACAAACAGAGACAGAAGTAGAAGAAACTCAGGAAATTGGAATCGTTGTTCCGACATTGTCCAAATT AAGCTATATGACTTTTTGAAAACTGCTTATGTGTGTCATATCAACATTTTGGTAAATAACTCAACCATGAATGAAACGTTACTACAACAATATAAACTGAAGATAGAAGAAGATAAGAAATTATTAGAGAAGTGCGACCAATTAGATTTGTTATTTAATGTTCAGAATAACTTACAAGTCATGTATTCAATGTATGACAGTGTGAGCAATGTTCTACAAAATCAGTACAAAGAATTAAACCAAAAGGAAAtgatttataatatttataaactgGTGAAGAAGAATGACAAACTTAAAAACTTCTTAAACTTAACTGCAAACAGTGCAGCTGCATCTTCGGCATTACCACCTCCACCATCAGTACCACCTGCAGTACCACCAGCATCACAACAGCCACAACCTCAAGCAGCATTACCAGCACAACCTCAAGCAGCATTACCAGCACAACCTCAAGCAGCATTACCAGCACAACCTCAAGCAGCAGTACCAGCACAATCTCAAGCAACAGTACCAGCACAATCTCAAGCAGCAGTACCAGCAACAACTCAATCCTCATCGGTATCAGCACCAACAGGTACAAATGGTGCATCCCCAGCAACTCCTGTAGCTCGAGCTGGTAGTGAAAATGCGATTCAGTTAAAAGCGAATGACAACGAGGACGATGCAAATGAACTAGATTTCGACATTGacgatatttatataaaatacttaGAACAAGTGAGCAAATACGACGAGAacttcaaaaattttatagagtccaaaaaagatataataaataagatgAGCGAAAGTGAATGGAAAGAATTAGGAGAAGAAATCAACACATTGAAACAAGATATACAATCATCATTTGATaattttggaaaatataaacttaAATTGGAaagattattaaaaaagaaaaataaaattacaagcAGTACTAATcatattaaagaatatagtattttaaaagcacaattattaaggaaaaaaaatattctaaataACCCAAGACATGTACTAGCAGCTTTTGTAGtattctttaataaaaagatagaagcagaaaagaaagaagttgaaaatgctttaaaaaatactgaTATTATGTTGAAATATTATAAGGCAAGAaccaaatattatattagtgAAGCATTCCCCTTAAAAACAATAACTGAACAATCACttcaaaaagaaattaactatttacatttagaaaaatttaaagtatATAGTAGATTAGAAGGACGCATTAAGAAAATGTTgaatttagaaaaagaaaatattaccTACTTATCTGGTGGATTACATCATGTACTTACAGAATTAAAAGAGATcataaatgataaaacatACACCGGTTATACACATACTAAAAATAACGAAGAAGTTAACAAAGCGTTAAATGTTTATGAGGAATTGCTTCCAAAGCAAATATCCACAGAAGAGCAACCGGATAATGCATTAGCAGATGGAACGGAAAATGCAACAGAAGGTGCAGAAGTGCGTGCAGCAACTGCAGAAAGTTTAGTGCAGGGAGAAGATGAGTACCCTGAAGAAGTTGATGAGGTGATCGTGTTTCCCATTGTGGGtaagaaagaaaaggaaaatccATTAGATCAAATAACAAAAGGACAAGCTGAAACTAAACAAGatgataatatattgaaaCCAATTACAAATGAGTAtgaagtattatatattaaaccaTTAGCTGGAGTATATAGAGTTTTAAGAAAACAAATAGGAGATCAGATAGACGCTTTTAATAGTAATTTGACAAATGCTTTGGATACtcgaaaaaagaaaagaacatATTTCTTAGATGTATTAAATTCTGATTTAATTCAATTTAAACATGCAACTTCCGAcagttatattataaaagatCCGTATAAACTATTAGATGTTGATAAGAAAGCGAAGCTTATAGGTAGCTATAAATATATCGTCTCTGCAATAGAAAAGGATATCACTTCAGCTGAGAACGGAGTAGAATATTATGATAAGATGACCAAGTTGTACAAGACTCAGTTAGAAGCAGTAAAAAGCGCAATTGCTGAAGCACAAAAAGAGGGTGATAAAAAAactgaaaatgaaaaatatattccatTCTTAACGAACATGCAGacattatatgaaaatttattgaataaaataaatggaaacataataaatttaaaaactttAATTACAAACTgtaatttagaaaaagatGCAGTAAACATTACTATAAGTAAATTAACAGAATACAGCAAATTtgatgaaaaaatagaaatgtttaaaaactctaaaaatgaaaaggataTAGCAAGTTCTGGAATATTAGACATACTTAAACAAAAAGGacttgttaataaaaatgaatcaACTAAGATTATATCAGAATTACTTGGTGTAGACTCTAATGCATTACTGAATATTAGCGCAAAACATGCATGTACCGAAACAAAATATCCTGAAAATGCAGGATGTTATAGATATGAAGACGGAAAAGAAGTATGGAGATgcttattaaattataaactaGTTGATGGACAATGTGTTGAAGATGAAGAGCCTTCTTGTCAAGTTAACAATGGAGGATGTGCTCCTGAAGCTAACTGTACCAAAGGAGATGACAACAAAATTGTCTGTGCTTGTAACGCACCCTATTCTGAACCTATATTTGAAGGTGTTTTCTGTGGTTCTTCAAGTTTCCTCGGCTTATCACTATTATTAGCAGCtttattaattatgtttaacttactttaa